One Tachypleus tridentatus isolate NWPU-2018 chromosome 3, ASM421037v1, whole genome shotgun sequence DNA window includes the following coding sequences:
- the LOC143246053 gene encoding uncharacterized protein LOC143246053, which translates to MHGKLEGQEGKSDQEVGRNSISLTKEEFSPSVRRLNQDQVHSFEKESSRQFISRRPGTGQSLPSCRRASLQYIGSSQSRDLKRQFSQESRPSSDVTGKPFLEKGRTNVNRSPAKDGSRRKRSIFDQREDFQEDLRHHRDGGERGRNLRRDDARSRRQSPETRTRHERNGVEGDLERIREKENVRERGREHAREEREKRQVPKREELVFCGEFRSKKILENDLEKQDEVTNERMGGRCRQMNEGSCGIRFVVANPPRGIMVTNVAIMVILLERDTFVLLEDAIPLTDRGFRVFPNGTTMVYSQLNSTVDLELITI; encoded by the coding sequence ATGCATGGAAAACTAGAGGGTCAAGAAGGAAAATCCGATCAAGAAGTAGGTAGAAATTCCATTTCCCTCACTAAAGAAGAGTTTTCACCTTCTGTTAGACGACTGAACCAGGACCAAGTTCACAGCTTCGAGAAGGAAAGTTCTCGTCAGTTTATATCTCGCCGTCCTGGCACTGGCCAGTCCCTGCCAAGTTGTCGGCGGGCGTCGCTACAGTACATTGGCAGTTCCCAGAGTAGAGATCTGAAACGTCAGTTCTCACAAGAATCGCGTCCCTCTTCTGATGTTACTGGCAAGCCTTTCCTTGAAAAAGGACGAACGAATGTAAATAGAAGTCCTGCTAAAGATGGCTCGAGGAGGAAACGGTCAATCTTTGACCAAAGAGAAGACTTTCAGGAGGATTTGAGACACCATAGAGATGGTGGCGAAAGAGGGCGCAACCTTCGCAGAGATGATGCTCGGTCAAGAAGACAGTCTCCCGAAACGCGTACGAGACACGAACGTAATGGCGTGGAAGGAGACCTTGAACGTATCAGAGAAAAAGAGAATGTTCGAGAGAGAGGCCGTGAGCATGCGCGGGAAGAAAGGGAGAAAAGGCAGGTACCAAAGAGGGAAGAACTCGTGTTCTGCGGTGAATTTCGGTCGAAGAAAATTCTAGAGAACGACCTAGAAAAGCAGGACGAGGTGACGAACGAAAGAATGGGCGGGAGATGTCGCCAGATGAACGAAGGTTCGTGCGGGATCAGATTCGTGGTCGCGAATCCCCCGAGAGGAATCATGGTGACGAACGTCGCTATCATGGTGATATTGTTGGAGCGAGACACGTTCGTCCTATTGGAAGACGCGATTCCCCTCACAGACAGAGGTTTCAGAGTGTTTCCGAATGGGACCACCATGGTGTACAGTCAGTTGAACTCGACAGTGGATTTGGAGCTGATAACCATCTGA